A window of Microbacterium luteolum contains these coding sequences:
- a CDS encoding enoyl-CoA hydratase/isomerase family protein, with protein MTDTITAPRVLMSKEGALGRLTLNRPEAINALDLGMIELLTQALTAWIDDTDVQIVLIDGAGERGMCAGGDVRALHGQIVSGQAERTAEFFRAEYALNALIAEYPKPVVAIADGITMGGGIGLAGHAAIRIVTERSKLAMPETRIGFTPDVGGTWLLGRAPGRLGEYFALTGSTMDGADAVLLGFADHFVPSERLDALREALAYRADPTGPSEIVLLFDETPDPSQLPASRTWIDEAFSAPTVVEIVERLRRQGTTDAAATADLLEELAPTALVVTLDAVREARGFPNLRAALEGEYRRVLWFVNEHPDLVEGIRAQLVDKDRDPKWQPPTLAELEPDAGAGARDYAPEHPLF; from the coding sequence GTGACCGACACCATCACTGCGCCCCGCGTCCTCATGAGCAAGGAAGGAGCGCTCGGCCGGCTCACCCTCAACCGCCCCGAGGCGATCAACGCGCTCGACCTCGGCATGATCGAGCTGCTCACGCAGGCCCTCACCGCCTGGATCGACGACACCGACGTGCAGATCGTCCTGATCGACGGAGCGGGGGAGCGCGGGATGTGCGCGGGCGGGGACGTGCGCGCCCTGCACGGTCAGATCGTCTCCGGCCAGGCCGAGCGGACCGCCGAGTTCTTCCGCGCCGAGTATGCGCTGAACGCGCTGATCGCCGAATACCCCAAGCCCGTCGTCGCGATCGCGGACGGCATCACCATGGGCGGGGGCATCGGCCTGGCCGGTCACGCCGCGATCCGCATCGTCACCGAGCGCTCGAAGCTGGCGATGCCCGAGACGCGCATCGGATTCACCCCCGATGTCGGCGGCACCTGGCTGCTCGGGCGTGCGCCCGGCCGCTTAGGCGAGTACTTCGCCCTCACCGGTTCGACGATGGACGGGGCGGATGCCGTGCTCCTCGGATTCGCCGACCACTTCGTCCCCTCGGAGAGACTCGACGCCCTGCGCGAGGCGCTCGCCTACCGCGCCGACCCCACGGGGCCCAGCGAGATCGTGCTGCTGTTCGACGAGACGCCGGACCCGTCGCAGCTCCCCGCATCGCGCACATGGATCGACGAGGCGTTCTCCGCGCCGACGGTCGTCGAGATCGTCGAGCGCCTGCGGAGACAGGGAACGACGGATGCCGCCGCCACGGCCGACCTCCTGGAAGAGCTCGCACCGACCGCGCTCGTCGTCACGCTCGACGCCGTGCGCGAAGCGCGGGGCTTCCCGAACCTGCGTGCGGCGCTGGAAGGCGAGTACCGCCGCGTGCTGTGGTTCGTGAACGAGCATCCGGATCTCGTCGAGGGCATCCGCGCGCAGCTCGTGGACAAGGACCGCGATCCGAAGTGGCAGCCGCCGACGCTGGCCGAGCTGGAACCGGATGCCGGCGCCGGCGCGCGCGACTACGCGCCGGAGCATCCGCTCTTCTGA
- a CDS encoding HNH endonuclease signature motif containing protein: protein MNSSPASDVEQRQRLLDAWVEKRRQIAASEAEAAALLAERMRLLDDDVNDHPHHRDAIHRSMIAEYSAAGRLARGSVEYAFADACLLESEHPAVQKSFRRGDIAAAHVREIVRAGMIVRLAVREGRVDAETLGLYDAAALEVAEHDSPGRTRAMVRQIAASLAGETLVERHRRAQGERTVTVRSIDDGLALLQVVLPEHLAAAILDRLTRLARQVIATRDDQDPVLSSDTLDSGEDAVFLRDLAADDPHRDDPVLDDHHIDHDPHAIFGGDTFTTDPCIEHVPADDRTLDQVRADLLTDLLLASDPSSATGTGLDGIQAQIQVTIGAATLAGADERPAEFDGFGPLHPDIARDLAARAGGWSRLFLNHTGVVTATDAYSPTEAMRRHLRARDQHCRFPGCRMPAQRCQIDHNHDHARGGPTSNDNLSHLCLGHHTLKHPDIDDRYRWAARQLPGGDIEWTSPLGRRYSDMAPRRVMFV from the coding sequence ATGAACTCCTCTCCGGCAAGCGACGTCGAGCAGCGTCAGCGGCTGCTCGACGCCTGGGTGGAGAAGCGACGACAGATCGCCGCGAGCGAGGCCGAGGCGGCAGCGCTTCTCGCCGAACGGATGCGCCTCCTCGACGACGACGTGAACGACCATCCGCATCATCGCGACGCGATCCATCGGTCGATGATCGCGGAGTACTCCGCCGCGGGGCGCCTGGCCCGGGGCAGCGTCGAGTACGCGTTCGCCGACGCCTGCCTGCTCGAGTCCGAGCATCCGGCGGTGCAGAAATCGTTCCGGCGCGGAGACATCGCGGCAGCCCACGTTCGCGAGATCGTCCGTGCGGGAATGATCGTGCGACTGGCCGTGCGAGAGGGTCGGGTGGATGCCGAGACGCTCGGCCTCTACGACGCCGCGGCCCTCGAGGTCGCCGAGCACGACTCTCCCGGACGCACGCGGGCGATGGTGCGGCAGATCGCTGCATCGCTGGCCGGAGAGACCCTGGTCGAGCGTCACCGGCGAGCGCAGGGCGAGCGCACGGTCACCGTCCGCTCGATCGACGACGGCCTCGCGCTCCTCCAGGTGGTTCTCCCCGAGCATCTCGCGGCAGCGATCCTCGATCGGCTGACGCGACTCGCTCGGCAGGTGATCGCCACCCGCGACGATCAGGATCCCGTCCTCTCCTCTGACACGCTCGACTCCGGAGAAGACGCCGTGTTCCTGCGCGATCTCGCCGCCGACGATCCGCACCGGGACGATCCCGTGCTCGACGACCACCACATCGACCACGACCCGCACGCCATCTTCGGTGGCGACACGTTCACAACCGACCCGTGCATCGAACATGTGCCCGCCGACGACCGCACGCTGGACCAGGTGCGCGCCGACCTGCTCACGGATCTGCTGCTCGCGAGCGACCCCTCCTCCGCGACCGGAACCGGTCTCGACGGCATCCAGGCGCAGATCCAGGTCACCATCGGGGCCGCAACCCTCGCCGGGGCCGACGAACGGCCGGCGGAGTTCGACGGATTCGGTCCGCTGCACCCCGACATCGCCCGAGACCTCGCGGCACGCGCGGGTGGATGGTCCCGCCTGTTCCTCAACCACACCGGCGTGGTGACGGCGACCGACGCGTACTCGCCGACCGAGGCGATGCGTCGACATCTGCGGGCGCGAGACCAGCACTGCCGGTTCCCCGGCTGTCGTATGCCGGCGCAGCGCTGCCAGATCGATCACAATCACGACCACGCCAGAGGCGGGCCGACGTCGAACGACAACCTCTCCCACTTGTGCCTGGGGCACCACACGCTCAAGCATCCCGACATCGACGATCGCTATCGGTGGGCCGCGCGACAGCTTCCCGGCGGAGACATCGAGTGGACGAGTCCGCTCGGGCGCAGATACAGCGATATGGCACCGCGACGCGTCATGTTCGTCTGA
- a CDS encoding ABC transporter ATP-binding protein, whose protein sequence is MSEQQNDTSTRSGTQARRGRGKAAAAVAEVGLTEEEKYEAELAEQARQNSGDWDSVAPGKADNFGASFTRMIGLLKPSAIWFVFVSILGAIGVVLTVAAPKVLGEATNLVYKGFISIQLGQPNGDFPGFPAGTSQDVVVEALRSAGQDDFANQVGALGDFTVGQGVDFEALRWIIAAVLAIYVAAAFLTWIQGYVINVIMVRTMWRLRESVEAKINRLPLSYFDKVQRGELISRVTNDIDNITQTMQQSLSGALTSVLTVVGVLVMMFSISWQLALVALITLPLMAVIFGVIGPRSQKAFGSQWRKVGRLNARVEEAFSGHALVKVFGRENDALEKFKDENEELFQASFKAQFLSGIIMPAMMFVGSLSYVGIAVLGGLMVANGQLRLGDVQAFIQYSQQFTQPLSELGGMAAVVQSGTASAERVFQLLDADEQEADDADAPELVDGKGVIEFENVAFSYTPERPLIQDLSFRVEPGQTVAIVGPTGAGKTTLVNLIMRFYELSGGRIMLDGQDIAEITRDDLRSRTGMVLQDPWLFAGSIRENIRYGRSTATDDEVLEAAKATYVDRFVHALPEGYDTVLDEDASNVSAGERQLITIARAFVAQPSILILDEATSAVDTRTELLLQHAMAALRQGRTSFVIAHRLSTIRDADLILVMEHGDIVEKGTHDELITAQGAYWRLYQSQFEQAATDIDAEDALTGTTPVVVTGDADDSAQAEADDAESGASVGAQSPTAEAAAAQRLMEDGADGSGRRA, encoded by the coding sequence ATGAGCGAGCAGCAGAACGACACTTCGACAAGATCAGGGACCCAGGCTCGCAGAGGCCGCGGCAAGGCGGCTGCCGCCGTCGCCGAGGTCGGACTGACCGAGGAAGAGAAGTACGAGGCCGAGCTCGCCGAGCAGGCGCGCCAGAACTCGGGCGACTGGGACAGCGTCGCACCGGGCAAGGCCGACAACTTCGGCGCGAGCTTCACGCGCATGATCGGGCTCCTCAAGCCCTCGGCCATCTGGTTCGTCTTCGTGTCGATCCTCGGCGCGATCGGCGTCGTCCTCACGGTCGCCGCACCCAAGGTGCTCGGCGAGGCGACGAACCTCGTCTACAAGGGGTTCATCTCCATCCAGCTCGGGCAGCCCAACGGCGACTTCCCCGGGTTCCCGGCCGGCACGTCGCAGGACGTCGTCGTCGAAGCGCTGCGCAGCGCGGGTCAGGACGACTTCGCCAACCAGGTCGGAGCGCTCGGCGACTTCACGGTCGGCCAGGGCGTCGACTTCGAGGCGCTGCGGTGGATCATCGCCGCTGTCCTCGCGATCTACGTCGCGGCGGCATTCCTGACCTGGATCCAGGGCTACGTCATCAACGTGATCATGGTCCGCACCATGTGGCGCCTCCGGGAATCGGTCGAGGCGAAGATCAACCGTCTGCCGCTGTCGTACTTCGACAAGGTGCAGCGCGGTGAGCTGATCTCTCGCGTCACGAACGACATCGACAACATCACGCAGACGATGCAGCAGTCGCTCTCCGGAGCCCTGACGTCGGTGCTGACCGTGGTCGGCGTGCTCGTCATGATGTTCTCGATCTCCTGGCAGCTGGCGCTCGTCGCCCTCATCACGCTGCCGTTGATGGCCGTGATCTTCGGCGTCATCGGTCCGCGTTCGCAGAAGGCCTTCGGCTCCCAGTGGCGCAAGGTCGGACGACTGAACGCCCGCGTCGAGGAGGCCTTCTCGGGGCACGCCCTCGTCAAGGTGTTCGGGCGCGAGAACGATGCGCTGGAGAAGTTCAAGGACGAGAACGAGGAGCTGTTCCAGGCGAGCTTCAAGGCGCAGTTCCTCTCCGGCATCATCATGCCGGCGATGATGTTCGTCGGCAGCCTCAGCTACGTGGGCATCGCGGTGCTCGGAGGTCTGATGGTCGCGAACGGTCAGCTCCGTCTCGGCGACGTGCAGGCCTTCATCCAGTACTCGCAGCAGTTCACGCAGCCGCTGTCCGAACTGGGCGGCATGGCCGCAGTCGTGCAGTCCGGCACCGCGTCGGCCGAGCGCGTCTTCCAGCTGCTGGACGCCGACGAGCAGGAGGCGGACGACGCGGATGCTCCCGAGCTCGTCGACGGCAAGGGCGTCATCGAGTTCGAGAACGTCGCGTTCTCCTACACGCCGGAGCGCCCGCTCATCCAGGACCTGTCCTTCCGCGTGGAGCCGGGGCAGACCGTCGCGATCGTCGGACCGACCGGCGCGGGCAAGACCACGCTGGTCAACCTGATCATGCGGTTCTACGAGCTCAGCGGCGGCCGGATCATGCTCGACGGTCAGGACATCGCCGAGATCACCCGCGACGACCTGCGCTCCCGCACCGGCATGGTGCTGCAGGACCCGTGGCTGTTCGCCGGCAGCATCCGAGAGAACATCCGCTACGGTCGCTCCACCGCGACCGACGACGAGGTTCTCGAGGCCGCGAAGGCGACGTACGTCGACCGGTTCGTGCACGCCCTCCCCGAGGGATACGACACGGTCCTCGACGAGGATGCGTCGAACGTCTCGGCGGGTGAGCGCCAGCTCATCACCATCGCCCGGGCATTCGTCGCGCAGCCGTCGATCCTCATCCTCGATGAGGCGACGTCAGCTGTCGACACCCGCACCGAGCTGCTGCTGCAGCACGCGATGGCCGCTCTCCGACAGGGACGCACGTCGTTCGTGATCGCGCACCGCCTTTCGACCATCCGCGACGCCGATCTCATCCTCGTGATGGAGCACGGTGACATCGTGGAGAAGGGCACGCACGACGAGCTCATCACGGCTCAGGGCGCCTACTGGCGGCTGTACCAGTCGCAGTTCGAGCAGGCGGCGACCGACATCGACGCCGAAGACGCCCTCACCGGGACGACCCCGGTCGTCGTCACGGGCGACGCCGACGACAGCGCTCAGGCTGAGGCGGATGACGCCGAGTCCGGTGCGTCGGTCGGAGCGCAGTCGCCGACCGCGGAGGCCGCGGCCGCTCAGCGTCTGATGGAGGACGGTGCCGACGGCTCCGGTCGCCGAGCCTGA
- a CDS encoding D-alanyl-D-alanine carboxypeptidase has product MTPSDPADEATGVLGDGVPTDASPDADRAAFPFGTDAATRTPDQASAFATDALFAGDAPPPSSTHTSPLAASAVAVDALFTADASRPRTSSTEAAAEVAPTETAPAETVAAAEVTAAETVALTETAPAETVAADSAVAVAEPPLFKPRVDAPTTTLPAETATVPEPPAQWADEAATATALTWVDSSAVAQHTTVATLDEDAEDEQADGLLRDANLRPAIARPGLLVPLGVLAGLIAAYAGTTLLWPLHEVPPTVQAIEFDTIPAPAATLTWPAQGSAAVGVAGVSSAASTPDAASIASITKVVTSLMVLDRMPLAVGEQGPEFSFDSDDEDEYWEYRSSDQSALDVPVDGVLTEYQMLQGTLMGSANNYIDRLASEIWGSDEQFANAAAVWLRERGLGGITVVTPSGFDEGNVATPDALLKLGEWAMKNPVFAEIVGTPSVDLPGAGTVINTNGMLVDPGVVGIKTGSLVGWNLLTAKELAIGDTTVHLYAAVLNQADDEQRLAATRALFAETEAALQTQAPAVEKGTVVGEVTTLWGEKVEVVTDDDAHVVLWNGALSTATAEFDLGDEREDNGTVGTLTTSGPVDSVTTPLVLAEDIEGPSPWWRLTHPLQLLGIHSDKP; this is encoded by the coding sequence GTGACCCCTTCTGATCCCGCCGACGAGGCGACGGGCGTCCTGGGCGATGGCGTCCCCACGGACGCATCCCCCGACGCCGATCGCGCCGCGTTCCCGTTCGGGACGGATGCCGCCACGCGCACGCCGGACCAGGCCTCGGCCTTCGCGACCGACGCCCTGTTCGCCGGGGACGCTCCGCCGCCGTCGTCGACGCACACCTCGCCCCTTGCGGCCTCTGCCGTCGCGGTCGATGCCCTGTTCACCGCGGATGCGTCGCGTCCGCGGACCAGCTCCACCGAGGCCGCCGCCGAGGTCGCACCCACCGAAACCGCACCCGCCGAGACCGTCGCGGCCGCCGAGGTCACGGCCGCCGAGACCGTCGCACTCACCGAAACCGCACCCGCCGAGACCGTCGCGGCCGACAGCGCTGTCGCTGTTGCGGAACCGCCCCTCTTCAAGCCGCGCGTCGATGCGCCGACGACGACGCTCCCTGCCGAGACCGCGACAGTGCCGGAGCCTCCCGCGCAGTGGGCCGATGAGGCTGCCACCGCCACGGCCCTGACCTGGGTCGACAGCTCCGCCGTCGCGCAGCACACGACCGTGGCGACGCTCGACGAGGACGCCGAGGACGAGCAGGCGGACGGGCTGCTGCGGGACGCCAACCTGCGGCCTGCCATCGCGCGTCCGGGACTGCTGGTGCCGCTGGGAGTCCTCGCCGGGCTGATTGCCGCATATGCGGGAACGACGCTGCTCTGGCCGCTGCACGAGGTTCCTCCCACGGTGCAGGCGATCGAGTTCGACACCATCCCGGCCCCGGCAGCGACTCTCACCTGGCCGGCGCAGGGCAGCGCGGCCGTCGGCGTCGCCGGTGTGAGCTCCGCCGCTTCCACTCCCGATGCTGCGAGCATCGCGAGCATCACGAAGGTCGTCACCAGTCTGATGGTGCTGGATCGGATGCCGCTCGCCGTGGGCGAGCAGGGTCCGGAGTTCTCCTTCGACAGCGACGACGAGGACGAGTACTGGGAGTACCGCAGCTCGGATCAGTCGGCCCTGGATGTGCCGGTCGACGGCGTGCTGACCGAGTATCAGATGCTGCAGGGCACGCTGATGGGCTCCGCGAACAACTACATCGACCGCCTCGCCTCCGAGATCTGGGGATCGGACGAGCAGTTCGCGAATGCCGCGGCCGTGTGGTTGCGTGAGCGCGGGCTCGGCGGCATCACCGTGGTCACGCCCTCGGGTTTCGACGAGGGCAATGTGGCGACCCCTGATGCCCTGCTCAAGCTCGGCGAGTGGGCGATGAAGAACCCCGTCTTCGCGGAGATCGTCGGCACGCCGTCGGTCGACCTGCCGGGTGCCGGCACGGTGATCAACACGAACGGGATGCTCGTCGACCCCGGTGTCGTGGGCATCAAGACCGGATCGCTGGTCGGTTGGAACCTGCTGACGGCGAAGGAGCTGGCGATCGGCGACACCACCGTGCATCTGTACGCCGCGGTGCTGAATCAAGCCGACGACGAGCAGCGCCTCGCCGCGACGCGCGCGCTCTTCGCCGAGACCGAGGCCGCGCTGCAGACTCAGGCACCGGCGGTCGAGAAGGGCACGGTCGTCGGAGAGGTGACCACGCTCTGGGGCGAGAAGGTCGAGGTCGTCACCGACGATGACGCCCACGTCGTGCTCTGGAACGGGGCGCTCTCGACAGCGACCGCGGAATTCGACCTGGGCGACGAGCGCGAGGACAACGGCACCGTGGGAACACTGACCACATCGGGCCCCGTCGACTCCGTCACGACGCCGCTCGTGCTCGCGGAGGACATCGAGGGACCGAGTCCCTGGTGGCGGCTGACGCACCCGCTCCAACTGCTCGGCATCCACTCGGACAAGCCCTGA
- a CDS encoding ATP-binding cassette domain-containing protein, which translates to MPDGQVLEFTNVTKRFNEVTAVSDFSARVEPGAVTAFLGPNGAGKTTTLRILLGQIRATSGTATIGGTAYAELRQPLRIIGSVLEETVYRPRRTANRQLTIAAKANGIPLARVGEVLAMVGLEGEGDSRIGGFSLGMRQRLSIANALLGDPGALVFDEPANGLDPEGIRWMRLLMRRLADEGRTVLVSSHLLSEVEQIADNVLVLSKGQLVLASGIETLADPKGGSVVVDAVDRAALTAALSTAGFDVEVLRSGLNVRGGDAGTVGAVAAAAGIALSTLVQRGPTLEDVFIAHVRGGRPTLRAAGAASQPVTAESADAPAAGFAAGAVAAGVVGVVGAAALDDAPETAVAEVEAAEVSAAERAIEDVAVEDITVADSAVEDSAVGDIAVDDSPVDDSPVDDTAVDDSTVDAVEDSAVEDSAVENNPIEEGSIEESSVDGDGDEAPESETVDQHDADGTSPDEAPQDDAPQDDAPQDDAAEDAAPTRSFDEILFGTSAPVASETTESDDAAQADTDQPTDDAHAGVEFFTELGGTDETTDSTSDATDAENEAASDDENADPAHDAEPGTDAATENENTEAENTEAEHSEPEHDEAQSGTADAEGSVADGDEDPRSAAVSSMLAAAARAYYEDEPKDYPQDESSDEGTHWTVASTGVIDSVPVAGETAPEGESEAAEGEAEAAEQDENHDEHAENHDEHAENPDEHAEHHENHEHHGDEHHHG; encoded by the coding sequence ATGCCCGACGGACAGGTGCTCGAGTTCACGAATGTGACGAAGCGCTTCAATGAGGTGACCGCTGTCTCCGATTTCTCGGCACGAGTCGAGCCCGGCGCCGTCACCGCCTTCCTCGGTCCGAACGGGGCGGGCAAGACCACCACTCTTCGCATCCTGCTCGGTCAGATCCGAGCCACTTCCGGTACCGCCACCATCGGCGGGACCGCCTACGCAGAGCTGCGCCAGCCGCTGCGCATCATCGGCTCCGTGCTCGAGGAGACGGTCTACCGTCCGCGCCGGACCGCGAACCGGCAGCTGACCATCGCCGCGAAGGCGAACGGCATTCCGCTCGCGCGCGTCGGCGAGGTGCTCGCGATGGTGGGCCTCGAGGGCGAGGGCGATTCGCGCATCGGCGGATTCTCGCTCGGCATGCGCCAGCGGCTGAGCATCGCGAACGCCCTCCTCGGAGACCCCGGAGCCCTCGTGTTCGACGAGCCGGCGAACGGACTCGACCCCGAGGGCATCCGCTGGATGCGCCTGCTGATGCGACGCCTGGCCGACGAGGGCCGTACGGTCCTCGTGTCCTCGCACCTCCTCAGCGAGGTCGAGCAGATCGCCGACAACGTCCTCGTCCTGTCGAAGGGGCAGCTGGTGCTCGCCAGCGGCATCGAGACGCTCGCCGACCCGAAGGGCGGCTCGGTGGTCGTGGATGCCGTGGACCGCGCCGCGCTCACGGCCGCTCTGTCGACCGCAGGATTCGACGTCGAGGTGCTGCGCTCCGGACTCAACGTGCGCGGCGGAGACGCCGGAACCGTCGGCGCCGTCGCGGCTGCCGCCGGAATCGCATTGAGCACGCTCGTCCAGCGCGGTCCCACTCTGGAGGACGTGTTCATCGCGCACGTCCGCGGCGGTCGGCCCACACTGCGTGCCGCGGGTGCTGCGTCGCAGCCCGTCACGGCGGAGAGCGCTGACGCACCCGCTGCAGGTTTCGCGGCGGGAGCCGTCGCCGCGGGAGTCGTCGGTGTCGTGGGTGCCGCTGCTCTCGACGATGCACCCGAGACGGCGGTGGCCGAGGTAGAGGCTGCTGAGGTTTCGGCCGCGGAGCGCGCGATCGAGGACGTCGCCGTCGAGGACATCACGGTCGCGGACAGTGCCGTCGAGGACAGCGCCGTTGGAGACATCGCTGTTGACGACAGCCCCGTTGACGACAGCCCCGTTGACGACACCGCTGTTGATGACAGCACCGTTGATGCTGTCGAAGACAGCGCCGTCGAAGACAGCGCCGTCGAAAACAACCCGATCGAAGAAGGCTCGATCGAGGAGAGCTCCGTTGACGGGGACGGCGACGAGGCTCCGGAATCCGAGACGGTCGACCAGCACGATGCTGACGGCACGTCGCCCGACGAAGCACCTCAGGACGACGCGCCTCAGGACGACGCGCCTCAGGACGACGCAGCCGAGGATGCCGCGCCGACGCGCTCGTTCGACGAGATCCTGTTCGGCACGTCGGCTCCGGTCGCATCCGAGACCACGGAATCCGACGACGCCGCGCAGGCCGACACGGACCAGCCGACCGACGACGCTCACGCCGGCGTCGAGTTCTTCACAGAGCTCGGCGGCACTGATGAGACGACCGACAGCACTTCCGACGCGACGGACGCGGAGAACGAGGCCGCGTCGGACGACGAGAACGCCGACCCGGCGCACGACGCAGAGCCGGGCACCGACGCCGCCACCGAGAACGAGAACACCGAGGCGGAGAACACCGAGGCGGAGCACTCGGAGCCTGAGCACGACGAGGCGCAGTCCGGCACGGCCGACGCCGAGGGTTCCGTCGCTGACGGCGACGAGGACCCCCGGTCGGCCGCCGTCAGCTCCATGCTCGCGGCCGCCGCTCGTGCGTACTACGAGGACGAGCCGAAGGACTACCCGCAGGACGAGTCCTCCGACGAGGGAACGCACTGGACGGTCGCGTCCACCGGAGTGATCGACAGCGTCCCGGTCGCGGGCGAGACCGCCCCCGAGGGCGAATCCGAGGCCGCCGAGGGCGAAGCCGAGGCTGCTGAGCAGGACGAGAACCACGACGAGCACGCGGAGAACCACGACGAGCACGCGGAGAACCCCGACGAGCACGCGGAGCACCACGAGAACCACGAGCACCACGGCGACGAGCATCACCACGGCTGA
- a CDS encoding ABC transporter ATP-binding protein, whose product MLGKILVRYLSRYRWLLLGVLVFQLASAAATLYLPRLNADIIDKGVAQGDTGYIWNTGLFMLAVSLGQIIASVTATYFAARAAMGAGRDIRADVFGKVSGFSEREVSVFGAGSLITRNTNDVQQVQMLAMMGATMLVTAPLLAIGGIIFAVQTNVGLSWLIAVSVPALLILAALVIGRMVPLFRSYQGKLDNVNRIMREQLTGVRVVRAFVREGIEEERFRGANTDIMVVGRKVGSLFVLLFPLFMLILNVTVVSVIWFGGIEVNNGTVQVGTLFAFMQYIGQIMGGVIMASFMAMMIPRAAVSAERIGEVLDSESTMVRPENGVTAFPAPGAVAFDDVEFTYPGADAPVLKGISFGAQPGETVAIVGSTGSGKTTLVSLIPRLFDVSGGAVHVGGTDVRDADVEALWDSIGLVPQRPFLFTGTVASNLRYGREEATDEELWHALEIAQGRDFVEEMPDGLESRIAQGGTNVSGGQRQRLAIARAIVHQPKVLVFDDSFSALDLTTDARLRQALWRELPHVTKIVVAQRVSSITDADRIVVLEGGTMVGVGTHEELLETSETYREIVESQLGVDA is encoded by the coding sequence GTGCTGGGAAAAATCCTCGTCCGCTATCTGTCTCGCTATAGGTGGCTCCTGCTCGGCGTGCTGGTGTTCCAGCTCGCCAGCGCCGCCGCGACCCTCTACCTCCCGCGCCTGAACGCCGACATCATCGACAAGGGCGTCGCGCAGGGAGACACCGGCTACATCTGGAACACCGGCCTGTTCATGCTCGCCGTCTCGCTGGGCCAGATCATCGCCTCGGTCACCGCCACCTACTTCGCCGCCCGCGCCGCGATGGGCGCCGGTCGCGACATCCGCGCCGACGTGTTCGGCAAGGTCAGCGGCTTCTCCGAGCGCGAGGTCTCCGTGTTCGGCGCCGGCTCCCTCATCACGCGCAACACGAACGACGTGCAGCAGGTACAGATGCTCGCGATGATGGGCGCGACCATGCTCGTCACCGCGCCTCTGCTCGCGATCGGCGGCATCATCTTCGCCGTCCAGACCAACGTCGGCCTCAGCTGGCTCATCGCCGTCTCGGTGCCCGCCCTCCTGATCCTCGCGGCTCTGGTCATCGGGCGCATGGTGCCGCTGTTCCGCAGTTACCAGGGCAAGCTCGACAACGTCAACCGCATCATGCGCGAGCAGCTCACCGGCGTGCGCGTCGTGCGGGCCTTCGTGCGCGAGGGCATCGAGGAGGAGCGCTTCCGCGGCGCCAACACCGACATCATGGTCGTCGGCCGCAAGGTCGGCTCGCTATTCGTGCTGCTGTTCCCGCTGTTCATGCTGATCCTCAACGTCACCGTCGTCTCGGTCATCTGGTTCGGCGGCATCGAGGTCAACAACGGCACGGTGCAGGTCGGCACGCTGTTCGCCTTCATGCAGTACATCGGCCAGATCATGGGCGGCGTCATCATGGCCAGCTTCATGGCGATGATGATCCCGCGCGCCGCGGTCTCGGCCGAGCGCATCGGCGAGGTGCTCGACTCGGAGTCCACCATGGTCCGTCCGGAGAACGGCGTCACCGCCTTCCCCGCACCCGGTGCCGTAGCGTTCGACGACGTCGAGTTCACGTACCCCGGTGCGGACGCCCCGGTGCTCAAGGGCATCAGCTTCGGTGCGCAGCCCGGTGAGACGGTCGCGATCGTCGGATCGACCGGATCGGGCAAGACGACCCTCGTCTCGCTGATCCCGCGTCTCTTCGACGTCTCCGGAGGAGCCGTGCACGTCGGCGGCACGGATGTGCGCGACGCCGATGTCGAAGCGCTCTGGGACAGCATCGGCCTCGTGCCGCAGCGTCCGTTCCTCTTCACCGGCACCGTCGCCTCGAACCTGCGCTACGGGCGCGAGGAGGCGACAGACGAAGAGCTCTGGCACGCGCTCGAGATCGCGCAGGGCCGCGACTTCGTCGAGGAGATGCCCGACGGACTCGAGTCGCGCATCGCACAGGGCGGCACGAACGTGTCCGGCGGACAGCGCCAGCGGCTCGCGATCGCCCGCGCGATCGTGCACCAGCCGAAGGTCCTCGTCTTCGACGACTCGTTCTCGGCTCTCGATCTGACGACCGACGCGAGGTTGAGGCAGGCGCTCTGGCGGGAGCTGCCGCACGTCACGAAGATCGTGGTCGCGCAGCGCGTCTCCTCGATCACGGATGCCGACCGCATCGTCGTCCTCGAAGGCGGCACCATGGTCGGCGTCGGAACGCACGAGGAACTGCTCGAGACGAGCGAGACCTATCGAGAGATCGTCGAATCGCAGCTGGGGGTGGACGCATGA